Part of the Leptolyngbya boryana PCC 6306 genome is shown below.
CGCGATCGTCAGCATTGCAGCAACGATCGACAACACAATGTAGGAACGGGCAGATTTAGCACTCATGCTTGAATTTTATCGTGAGAATTTGCCTGCAAAAATTAGGCTTCTGGCTCATCTAAATGCTCTACCACTTCCCGGTATAAATTCACCACATGATGATCTGCCAAACGATAATAGATGTTTCGCCCTTCCCGACGGTAATTCACCAGCCGCGTCGCTCTAAGCGCTCTAAGCTGATGCGACACAGCCGATTCCCCCATCTTTACAACCACTGCCAAATCGCATACACAGAGTTCCTGTAAAGCCAAGGCTGACAAAATTCGGAGGCGATTTGGGTCTGCCAACACGGTAAAGAATTCTGCCATTCGCTGTGCCTGCAAAATAGACAATACAGCTTGTTGTACCTGACGTACATTCTCTAAATGCACTAAATGAGTTTCACAGGTTGGCGCATCAATCTTTTGAGAACGTGGCTTTTTAGGAGAGTTAGACTTGCTCATACACTAGGACATTAAGACTGAGATCACAGATTGAATCTCCAGTATATGCAAAGAATGGGAATCATTCTTATCAATGACAGGTCGTTCACATTTCGATCAATGCCAGCAAGATGACGCGATACCCACAGGAATTTTTTTAGCAAGAACTTCACGGGCGCTGACTGCAAACAGCGAACTGATCGGCTTTGGGTTTGCGCTGGCTCGATTTGGTCTCTTTCTGACTCAACTGAACCTGAGTTTGACTTGACAGAATGCAGAGGCGCATTCCTTATTCAATTTGCAGAATTTGGGGCTAAGCTTGGTGGTTTTGGGAATTGTGACGATCGCGCTTGCAGCTTGGCGATATAACCAAGTCTTCTGGAAAATTGAGCACGGGCATTATCTCCGGATCGATCGTTGGTCTGCTCATGATCGCGGCAGTAATTCTGCTGAGAGAATTAAGTATTCCACTGTTTGTGTGGCGCGATCAAGAACCGACGCAAACTCCAGCTCCTCAAAAGCAGTTAAACCACCAAACGTTGCAAACCTTGAGCAAAAACAATCCAGTGTGGAGCGGCACATTGAATGGCTCAACGAGCAACTGCAAGAGTTAGAGGCAGAGATTGAACAGCAAGTGCAGCAATCGCACAAGTGGCGGCAGCACCAGAAACTGCTGTTGAGCGTTCCCGGAGTCGGGCGCGTCATGGCAAACTGTGTTGGCACGCGGCAAAGCCAAGAAAGTGGTGTTGGTGGTTTGTATGCGAAAATTGTTGATAATTCTGAATGCGATGCTGAAAGTGGGCAGGGCTTAGAATCCCCAGCAGGTAGGCACAAGCGCCCAAAAAACTGCACCAGTGGCTTGACATTCAAGATAATCGCTAAATCCCCCATCTGCGGGACTTTGAAACTGGGAGAGCTTTCAATTGGAGGAGCTTTCTCACTCAACTCAGAGGCGCAACCCAATCAATTTTCGATATGATTCCAACATTTATCACATCGAAAGCTCAATTTCTCAGTGGGGACGATTGCTTAACAGCTCTCCTCGATCAATTGGCTCGCCTTCTTCCTCTCAGCGGGATTCAAGTCTCTGAAGCTGAGCGCATCTTCGTTCAAGTACCCGGAGATTGCCATCTCGACCACAGCCCACACCGGGTAATTGATGTCTCGTGCATTCGCTTCTAATGCTTCTCGAACGTGCATCGGCAGCCCTTCCAAAAAGGCTTGGGCAACTTCCGGTGAAAGATGTTCTTCTGTCTTAAGCTGCTGAAGCATTTTACTCTTCCTGCCTAATTTGAGAGTTATACCGTGGTCTGAGCTTTTGGAGGATCAACACCTCTATTTCCAACGATTGTAACCAATCCTCGAACGGAAGGGAAACAAAAGCGATCGACACCTCCTCTGTTTGAATGCCTTCAACCCAAGCCCAGAAAAACGCCTTATGCCCATTCTTCAGACGTTCTCTCAATCCTTTTCCTTTTCCAACATATAGAATTTCTCCAGATCTATGCTTGATCGCATAGATTCCAGGATGGCTGGGCAATCCTTCTAGCTCTT
Proteins encoded:
- a CDS encoding ArsR/SmtB family transcription factor, which codes for MSKSNSPKKPRSQKIDAPTCETHLVHLENVRQVQQAVLSILQAQRMAEFFTVLADPNRLRILSALALQELCVCDLAVVVKMGESAVSHQLRALRATRLVNYRREGRNIYYRLADHHVVNLYREVVEHLDEPEA
- a CDS encoding YidH family protein; its protein translation is MTGRSHFDQCQQDDAIPTGIFLARTSRALTANSELIGFGFALARFGLFLTQLNLSLT
- a CDS encoding YidH family protein, whose product is MVLGIVTIALAAWRYNQVFWKIEHGHYLRIDRWSAHDRGSNSAERIKYSTVCVARSRTDANSSSSKAVKPPNVANLEQKQSSVERHIEWLNEQLQELEAEIEQQVQQSHKWRQHQKLLLSVPGVGRVMANCVGTRQSQESGVGGLYAKIVDNSECDAESGQGLESPAGRHKRPKNCTSGLTFKIIAKSPICGTLKLGELSIGGAFSLNSEAQPNQFSI
- a CDS encoding GIY-YIG nuclease family protein, coding for ADRMLAVLYSTDFDRGHPITKELEGLPSHPGIYAIKHRSGEILYVGKGKGLRERLKNGHKAFFWAWVEGIQTEEVSIAFVSLPFEDWLQSLEIEVLILQKLRPRYNSQIRQEE